ACGGCCAATCAGGGGCAAGTTGAGTGAGCCATCCACCAAAACTTGGTATCGACCATTGGGTCCGCTATATTCTGGCACATTAAAGATATCGATCTGAATGATATCAGCCGGCCCTAAAATGTAAGCCTCTTGCAGTTGACTTGGAGCAACGAGTTGACTGGGTGTGGTATCGCCGAAAACTCGCCCCTGAGCCAAGCTGGGCAAGGAGTGGGTCAGTATTATCAGAGCCGAAACTGTTAAACCAATGAAAGGTTTGCTCGGCCAGTGACGAGTTGCGAGCGGAGAATGTAGTGATGTCGGATACCTAAAATCTGCACGAACCATAGGGCTTCTAAAATTTTTACAATACCTTAGCAGGGACAAGACCTAAACGGTCAAAGTGAAGTCGTTTTCTAACGTTCAAAGGTTTGATCCGGTTCATCAATGGTTACTGAGCCTTTGGGGAGATTCTACAGCTTTAGTGTTCATCTCTTGGAGACAGCCTAGCATTCTCTATCAGATTGGCTTTCCGCTATCTGTACTTATAGCCTAGTCTACAGAAACTGGGACTTTGACAGACCGCGCTAGCTGGTATGCTGTCAGCTTATATTCTGGTACGAGACTCTGCAATTGGGCAATGACACCCGTATGGTCATCTCTTCGCGCTTTTGCAAGCAGCGCCTCTATGCGTGGGTGCAAAAATTCCCAAAGCATTTTAGCTTCATTCGCACAGAAAATTTTCGGATGTCTGGTCTGACTGACATTTGCACAATCAATGAGTAATTCCTCATGCAGCTTTTCTCCGGGTCTCAATCCGGTAATTTTGATATCTATATCTTGGCCCGGTACTAAGCCGCTGAGTTGAATCATCTGTAACGCCAGATCGTAAATCCGCACAGGTTGACCCATATCCAATAGAAAAATTTCACCTCCCTTTCCTAAAGCTCCCGCTTGGATAACTAAACGAGCGGCTTCGGGAATAGACATGAAATAACGAGTGATATCCGGATGGGTTAGTGTAATGGGCTGGCCCTCGGCAATTTGTTTGCGGAAACGCGGCACAACTGAACCGCTGCTATCTAACACATTGCCAAATCGCACGATGGTGAAACAGGTTGTCATTTCTGGTTGAGCTGCCAGTGCTTGTAAAATCAGCTCCGCCACCCGTTTTGTTGCTCCCATAACATTCGTAGGGCGCACCGCTTTATCGGTGGAAATTAAAACAAAGTTACTGATCCCACACTCAATGGCACAACGAGCGACTGTCAGTGTTCCTAAAACATTATTAATGACTCCCTGAGCAGGATTGGCTTCTACCAGCGGAACGTGTTTGTACGCAGCAGCATGATAAATAGTCTCTATTTTATATTTATACAAAATAGCACTTAGCTGCATTTGCTCGGTTACACTGCCCAAGCAGGCGACCTTATGAAGCTTGGGATAAGCTTCAGTTAATTCCATGTCAATGCTGTAGAGGGCAAACTCACTCTGCTCATACAAGATCAGGCATTTAGGTGCTTGCTGTGCGATCTGCCGGCATAACTCAGAGCCAATTGAACCACCGGCACCCGTCACCAGAACCGCTTTTCCTGTGATATTCATCCGCAGCAACTCTGGATCTGGCACTACTTCTTCTCGTCCTAGAAGATCAGCAATATCTATATCTCTGATTTCACTGAGAGAAACTTTGCCGCATAATATCTCCCCAATACCGGGTACAGTCTTCACCGGCACTGACAAACACTGCAACCTTTCTATGATTTGACGTTTGGCCGCCCGATCCACAGAGGGCATGGCTAGTAAGATAGTGTCAAAGCTTTTTTGGGCTAAAAGTTTGGCAAGGTCTTTTGGGGAGTAAACGGTAAGTCCCTGAATAATCTGCTTGTGAAGAGATA
This DNA window, taken from Microcoleus sp. FACHB-68, encodes the following:
- a CDS encoding nucleoside-diphosphate sugar epimerase/dehydratase; translated protein: MLQQLLLKHLADAIQKAAASLSRPQKHGLLIAIDIVLFLAAIYGAFGLRFNTLDPVAEILPYTWLIFLLIFIKLFVFLALGIYRPVLRYTGLEFLFSAARAVLFSSGAFVVLAYLLEFLQLPRSVLLNDALLTLLLVVGVRVSMRWIVYHLTYQPNYSNPPERVVIYGAGEAGSQLAQALTYHNGYHLVAFVDDDVSLHKQIIQGLTVYSPKDLAKLLAQKSFDTILLAMPSVDRAAKRQIIERLQCLSVPVKTVPGIGEILCGKVSLSEIRDIDIADLLGREEVVPDPELLRMNITGKAVLVTGAGGSIGSELCRQIAQQAPKCLILYEQSEFALYSIDMELTEAYPKLHKVACLGSVTEQMQLSAILYKYKIETIYHAAAYKHVPLVEANPAQGVINNVLGTLTVARCAIECGISNFVLISTDKAVRPTNVMGATKRVAELILQALAAQPEMTTCFTIVRFGNVLDSSGSVVPRFRKQIAEGQPITLTHPDITRYFMSIPEAARLVIQAGALGKGGEIFLLDMGQPVRIYDLALQMIQLSGLVPGQDIDIKITGLRPGEKLHEELLIDCANVSQTRHPKIFCANEAKMLWEFLHPRIEALLAKARRDDHTGVIAQLQSLVPEYKLTAYQLARSVKVPVSVD